In Vanessa cardui chromosome 8, ilVanCard2.1, whole genome shotgun sequence, the following are encoded in one genomic region:
- the LOC124531969 gene encoding probable E3 ubiquitin-protein ligase bre1 isoform X2 gives MQDNYPTLVSCKPLKAEFSNVQEIPVTSENFTIGRGLSNNVVIPFVAISRNHCKLKKNNLDWIIEDHSSFGIIINGNKIGKGNQKIIKHNDIITFEATQEFIYKFVCNDNELMPSSKKRIKLDPNTTSTSLINDMKNKFEESQNYAIRHIEDKIHNTKQIKSTNILLKEQLQLDMKRKINHLESNFASQIENLKGKKDEVEKQKALLIEERDAQLAALKQDMEGRISELMEQIKKHNEIETELIKENNLLKEKMLKEREDFLLELNRESSLKQDMLDKLEAKMVEQEEVRLKEKQEFEELLKNKTELLKLEKEKELHILSEQKKQRECELMEELNNIKKNLEEQVERTEKQRCDAQKQLSNQMEEMKKAKNEDKFKMEKLLHEREEIQKRLNEAQQNSEKFIEELKARVTEREVELAALAAERIQKQAEQSSEVISSLQEQLEKVRSQLQNVESENKKLLMNSEPVAKEESTSSTLAEFGEIMESELQCSICAELFVAAITLNCSHTFCKYCITTWKKKKMDCPICRSPITSECRSLVLDSFIEKMVQNLTEEMKKKRRDMLKSREELESELTSQLNTRTSRRRDSSEFDEDESAELSFEEEEEGEGETPDFEYFDFFDYGSDGDINEFYESDSDS, from the exons atGCAAGACAATTACCCAACTTTGGTATCTTGTAAACCTTTAAAAGCAGAATTTAGCAATGTTCAAGAAATTCCAGTAACTTCAGAAAAT TTTACCATTGGACGTGGACTCAGCAACAATGTAGTCATACCATTCGTAGCGATATCTCGAAaccattgtaaattaaaaaaaaataatcttgacTGGATAATAGAAGACCACAGTTCGTTTGGAATTATCATCAATGGTAATAAAATCGGCAAAGGCAATCAAAAGATAATAAAACACAATGACATCATAACATTTGAAGCTACACaagagtttatatataaatttgtttgtaatgacAATGAACTAATGCCTTCGTCAAAAAAACGAATCAAATTAGATCCCAATACAACCAGTACCAGTTTGATAAatgacatgaaaaataaatttgaggaATCACAGAACTATGCAATAAGACATATAGaagataaaatacataatacaaaacaaataaaaagcacaaatattttattgaaagaaCAGTTGCAACTAGATATGAAACGAAAAATTAATCATCTCGAAAGTAATTTTGCATCTCAAATTGAGAATTTAAAAGGGAAAAAGGATGAAGTCGAAAAACAGAAAGCACTCCTTATAGAAGAGCGAGATGCACAACTGGCAGCTTTGAAACAGGATATGGAAGGAAGAATATCAGAATTAATG gaacaaataaaaaaacacaatgaaATCGAAACTGAACTCATTAAGgagaataatttgttaaaagaaaaaatgttaaagGAGAGAGAAGACTTTCTTTTGGAATTGAATAGAGAGAGTTCATTGAAGCAGGACATGTTAGACAAATTGGAAGCAAAAATGGTTGAACAAGAGGAAGTGAGATTAAAAGAGAAACAGGAGTTTGAGGAACTTCTGAAGAATAAAACAGAGTTACttaaattagaaaaagaaaAG GAACTCCACATATTATCCGAACAGAAAAAGCAACGGGAATGTGAGTTGATGGAAGAACTTAACAACATAAAGAAAAACCTCGAGGAACAAGTTGAGCGAACTGAAAAACAGAGATGCGACGCTCAAAAACAACTTAGCAATCAAATGGAGGAAATGAAAAAGGCTAAGAATGAGgacaaatttaaaatggaaAAGCTG ctgCATGAACGAGAAGAAATTCAGAAAAGACTAAATGAGGCTCAACAAAATTCTGAAAAATTTATCGAAGAACTAaag gCAAGAGTCACAGAGAGAGAGGTGGAGCTTGCAGCTCTGGCAGCTGAAAGAATACAAAAACAAGCTGAACAATCAAGTGAAGTTATAAGCTCGCTACAGGAACAATTGGAAAAG GTCCGAAGTCAACTCCAAAATGTcgaaagtgaaaataaaaaactccTAATGAATTCGGAACCAGTCGCCAAGGAGGAGAGCACAAGCAGTACACTCGCTGAATTTGGTGAAATAATGGAAAGTGAACTACAGTGCAGTATATGTGCGGAACTTTTCGTGGCAGCGATCACACTCAACTGCTCGCACACATTCTGCAAATACTGCATCACTACGTGGAAGAAGAAGAAGATGGATTGTCCGATATGccg TTCACCCATAACATCGGAATGCAGGAGTTTAGTACTCGACTCGTTTATAGAAAAGATGGTGCAAAATTTAACAGAAGAAATGAAGAAAAAGAGACGGGATATGTTAAAAAGTCGAGAAG AACTTGAATCCGAACTGACGAGTCAACTGAACACGAGAACCAGTCG